A single genomic interval of Cucumis sativus cultivar 9930 chromosome 5, Cucumber_9930_V3, whole genome shotgun sequence harbors:
- the LOC101222086 gene encoding WAT1-related protein At2g39510, whose amino-acid sequence MESFIRFLRSAKPYFGVIFVQFGYAGMAILTKSALDKGMSQHVFVAYRQVAATLVIAPFAIIFERKARTKMTFSLLFKILLLGFLEPVIDQNLYYTGMKYTTATFAAAMCNVLPAFVFLMAWACRLEKVKIMKRGSQAKILGTIVTVGGAMIMTFIRGPMLNLPWTKLPNQVSASSSLSAASPDHQNQIVGFLMITTGCVCWAAFITLQAITLKEYPADLSLTTLICLVGTIGGFGVALVIERGNVSAWALHFDSQLLAVVYSGVICSGVTYYIQGVVMQTKGPVFFASFNPLAMILVAIMSFFILSEIMFLGRMIGVVIIICGLYMVLWGKSQDEPPVLNSECDNMTPCEQQMKTTTTVQSSQDFLALNVAKEEKN is encoded by the exons ATGGAGTCTTTTATAAGGTTTTTGCGTTCTGCCAAGCCGTATTTCGGAGTTATTTTCGTGCAATTTGGTTACGCTGGAATGGCGATTCTTACAAAATCAGCTTTGGATAAAGGAATGAGCCAACATGTTTTTGTGGCTTATCGTCAAGTTGCTGCTACTCTCGTCATTGCTCCTTTCGCCATTATCTTTGAGAG GAAGGCAAGGACAAAGATGACCTTTTCATTgttgttcaaaattttgcttctGGGTTTCTTAGA GCCAGTGATTGATCAAAACTTGTACTATACGGGTATGAAGTACACAACAGCAACCTTTGCTGCTGCGATGTGCAATGTTTTGCCagcttttgttttcctcaTGGCTTGGGCTTGCAG GCTTGAGAAAGTGAAGATTATGAAAAGGGGAAGCCAAGCAAAAATCTTAGGAACAATAGTAACAGTTGGAGGAGCCATGATTATGACATTCATAAGAGGCCCAATGTTGAATCTACCATGGACAAAGTTACCAAATCAGGTctcagcttcttcttctttatcagCTGCTTCTCCAGATCACCAAAATCAAATCGTTGGCTTCCTCATGATTACAACTGGCTGCGTTTGTTGGGCAGCTTTCATCACTCTTCag GCGATTACATTGAAAGAGTACCCCGCCGATCTGTCGCTTACGACATTGATATGCTTGGTGGGCACCATTGGAGGTTTTGGGGTGGCTTTGGTCATTGAGAGAGGGAACGTTTCTGCTTGGGCTTTGCACTTTGATAGCCAGCTTCTAGCTGTGGTTTATTCT GGAGTAATATGTTCAGGGGTAACGTATTATATTCAAGGAGTGGTAATGCAAACAAAAGGGCCAGTTTTTTTCGCTTCATTCAATCCTCTAGCCATGATTCTTGTTGCGATCATGAGCTTCTTCATCTTGTCTGAGATTATGTTTTTGGGAAG GATGATTGGAGTAGTGATCATAATATGTGGCCTGTACATGGTTTTATGGGGGAAAAGCCAAGATGAACCTCCAGTTTTGAACTCTGAATGTGATAACATGACACCTTGTGAGCAACAAATGAAGACCACAACAACAGTTCAATCGAGTCAAGATTTCCTCGCGCTCAATGTTgcaaaagaggagaaaaattGA